In Metasolibacillus fluoroglycofenilyticus, a single genomic region encodes these proteins:
- a CDS encoding RNA polymerase sigma factor — protein MRTFAGLRIHDIVQTYSDTLIRIAVQQTKSMSEAEDIVQEVYMTLMRQTKSFNHEGHLKAWLIKVTFNKCKDYFKSSRVKKTVPITEEMTFIAKEEQMVLPEIFELDPKDRVIVYLHYYEGYTTTEIADLLEMKANTVGSKLRRARLKLKMILDEGSKV, from the coding sequence ATGAGAACGTTCGCCGGCTTACGTATTCACGACATTGTTCAAACATATAGCGATACTCTAATACGAATTGCTGTGCAGCAGACCAAAAGTATGTCTGAGGCGGAGGATATTGTTCAAGAGGTCTATATGACACTAATGAGACAGACAAAATCTTTCAATCATGAAGGGCATTTAAAGGCATGGCTCATAAAAGTGACATTTAATAAATGCAAGGATTATTTTAAGTCTTCTCGCGTTAAGAAGACGGTACCGATAACAGAAGAAATGACGTTTATCGCAAAAGAGGAGCAGATGGTACTCCCTGAAATTTTTGAGCTTGACCCAAAGGATAGGGTCATTGTTTATTTACATTATTATGAAGGATACACGACTACTGAAATTGCCGATTTATTAGAGATGAAAGCAAATACTGTAGGTTCAAAGCTGAGAAGGGCACGATTGAAGTTAAAAATGATTTTGGACGAAGGGAGTAAAGTGTGA
- a CDS encoding class I SAM-dependent methyltransferase, with product MFIIQNSKYLDILSKLGIEGAHPGGINLTKEILKRENINKNSYILDVGCGTGQTAAYLAYKYGAKVTGIDISPTMVAKARRRMKKNHLPIKIIQGSAEKIPLPNNLFDFIISESVLSFVNKPKALKEIFRLLKIGGRFIAIEHTINERLKKEEENEIKQFYGFDSLTMKKDWVALMKQAGFEHIRIQKNTSIDSMLNIHYFNDIEPEFYDIMRKHFNILSKYEGKLSYRIYSCTK from the coding sequence GTGTTTATAATTCAGAATTCCAAGTATCTAGATATTTTATCTAAACTAGGTATTGAGGGTGCACACCCCGGTGGTATTAATCTGACAAAGGAAATACTCAAAAGGGAGAATATTAACAAAAACTCTTACATTTTAGATGTAGGGTGTGGCACCGGTCAAACTGCAGCCTATTTAGCTTACAAATATGGAGCAAAAGTAACTGGTATAGATATTAGTCCAACAATGGTTGCAAAGGCCAGGAGGAGAATGAAAAAAAATCATTTACCTATAAAAATAATTCAAGGCTCCGCTGAGAAAATTCCATTACCAAATAATCTTTTTGATTTTATTATTTCTGAATCTGTCCTTTCTTTTGTAAATAAACCAAAAGCTCTTAAAGAAATCTTTCGGTTATTAAAAATTGGGGGTCGTTTCATTGCAATTGAACATACGATTAACGAGCGACTAAAGAAAGAAGAGGAAAACGAAATCAAACAATTTTATGGATTTGATTCCCTTACTATGAAAAAAGATTGGGTGGCATTAATGAAACAGGCCGGTTTCGAACATATTCGTATACAAAAAAACACATCCATCGATTCAATGCTTAATATCCATTATTTCAATGATATTGAACCTGAATTTTATGACATTATGCGAAAACATTTTAATATCCTTTCCAAATATGAAGGAAAATTGAGCTATAGAATTTATTCATGTACAAAATAA